From Microthrixaceae bacterium, a single genomic window includes:
- a CDS encoding DUF3367 domain-containing protein codes for MTTPSTTTEAELATDGTGDDVQMAPSVAVPADEPRRSWRPLWCIAALCYLPLLATRPGWISADTKSYLYLDPRALLSKAWSMWDPSVGLGTVSHQTIGYLWPMGPWFWAFDTLGVPDWVAQRLWWGTLLFAAITGTAYLLRLLRLPEVAVWPAAVAYGLSPFAVAYLGRLSGVLLPAIGLPWLLGLTIQSIRVRSWRHPALFALVVATVGSVNLTALVLVGLAPLLWVVSVLVAREAAPGRVLSAVARIGLLTVVSSSWWLAGLSVQATHGINIVRYSESAEVVARTSTAFEVVRGLGYWFFYGGDKLDLWIEPSYQYTQKALIFGATFLVPLLALAGAAVGRWRYRSFFAALFVVGTVVAVGAHPWADPPLFGRLIKAFLATERGLAFRSLPRAVPLISLAAAGLIGGGLLWVLAHRPRLARPLAAVVVLASVVGMVPLWQRSLVQTSLSRRDVPDYWLEAAALVDERDDGTRVMAIPGSDFASYRWGNTVDPILPGLIERPFVARELVPYGTPMSADLLNALDLRLQERTLEDASLAPIARLLRVGDLVVRGDLQYERYHLARPRMVWQLVKRAPGLGEPVEMTGPYVNRPPSRLPMQDEVWLLEERDLPDGPAVAVVDVDDVPGIVDVKPASGAVLLSGDGAGMVDAAGAGVIDGTELIRYSASLDAAEVAIEMARGASLVVTDGNRDRGERWGSLRHTRGHTERIGEEALAENLTDNRLPRFPEAGTDVQTVTVQRGGIEADATSYGNPITFAGDGRPALAVDGDDTTAWSTASFSDARGERWVLTLAEPLDLDHIDLFQLPEVRTTRAITRVRIDVGDGRPVEVDLGDVSRLPPGQRVDLGERTTKRVEITILADNLDEPLHYGNAGPVGFTEVDLGDEPPVLEELIRMPVDLVDAVSAAPADARNSTALTYVLTRLRQDPTDRTREDEERSIVRLLRVPDRRIFTVVGTARLSGRASDAVLDSVLGVADDDVQATSSLRLSGSRDARASSALDGDATTAWSSAFGRAEGEWITVRTAEPHTFNRLDLQVVADGVHSVPTRLEIRVDGKVVATPTLPAVQDGTEAGHVVKIPVEFAATTGQVLEVEVLDSRTVASVDWTSAQPIAHPFAIAELGVAGLRTSRPEATFDDKCRDDLVTVDGKAVPVRVVGSTSDALAGRPLDLVSCGSEIDLTDGDHEVRTAAGIDTGIDVDQIVLESARRAVTPRPTMSPVRGRRTWVRSGL; via the coding sequence CCTTCTGGCCACGAGGCCCGGGTGGATCAGCGCCGACACGAAGTCGTACCTGTACCTCGACCCAAGGGCGTTGCTGTCCAAGGCCTGGTCGATGTGGGATCCATCTGTCGGTCTGGGAACGGTCTCTCACCAGACCATCGGTTACCTGTGGCCGATGGGGCCGTGGTTCTGGGCTTTCGACACCCTCGGCGTCCCGGACTGGGTCGCTCAAAGGCTGTGGTGGGGGACCCTCCTGTTCGCGGCCATCACCGGTACCGCGTACCTGCTGCGTTTGCTGCGCCTGCCCGAGGTGGCGGTTTGGCCTGCCGCGGTGGCCTACGGGTTGAGCCCCTTCGCGGTGGCCTACCTCGGGCGCCTGTCGGGCGTGTTGCTCCCAGCCATCGGCCTGCCCTGGTTGTTGGGTCTCACCATCCAATCCATCCGAGTCAGATCGTGGCGCCATCCTGCACTGTTCGCCCTGGTGGTGGCCACGGTGGGAAGCGTGAACCTGACCGCGCTGGTCCTGGTCGGGTTGGCGCCGCTGCTGTGGGTCGTGTCGGTGTTGGTGGCTCGGGAAGCGGCACCGGGGCGGGTCTTGTCGGCGGTGGCCCGCATCGGGCTTTTGACGGTGGTGTCCAGTTCGTGGTGGTTGGCGGGACTGTCAGTGCAGGCCACCCATGGCATCAACATCGTCCGCTACAGCGAGTCGGCCGAGGTGGTGGCCCGGACGTCCACCGCCTTCGAGGTGGTGCGCGGCCTCGGCTATTGGTTCTTCTACGGGGGCGACAAGCTCGACCTGTGGATCGAACCCAGTTACCAATACACGCAGAAGGCCCTGATCTTCGGGGCGACGTTCCTGGTGCCGCTCCTGGCGTTGGCCGGTGCCGCGGTGGGGAGGTGGCGATATCGGAGCTTCTTCGCCGCCTTGTTCGTGGTGGGGACGGTGGTTGCAGTCGGGGCTCATCCCTGGGCTGACCCACCCCTGTTCGGTCGTCTCATCAAGGCGTTTCTGGCCACCGAGCGGGGACTGGCTTTTCGAAGCCTGCCCCGAGCCGTTCCTCTCATCTCCCTGGCCGCCGCCGGGCTCATCGGCGGAGGATTGTTGTGGGTGTTGGCCCACCGTCCGCGCCTGGCTCGACCGCTTGCCGCGGTGGTGGTGCTGGCTTCGGTGGTCGGCATGGTGCCGCTGTGGCAGCGGTCGCTGGTGCAAACCAGCCTGTCTCGGCGAGATGTACCCGACTACTGGCTGGAAGCCGCGGCCCTGGTCGACGAGCGAGACGACGGCACCCGCGTCATGGCCATACCCGGTAGTGACTTCGCTTCCTATCGGTGGGGCAACACCGTCGACCCGATACTGCCCGGGTTGATCGAACGTCCCTTTGTGGCCCGAGAACTGGTGCCCTACGGCACACCGATGTCCGCGGATCTGCTCAACGCGTTGGATCTGAGGCTTCAAGAGCGGACGCTGGAGGATGCGTCGTTGGCCCCCATCGCCCGCCTCCTGCGGGTCGGGGACCTGGTGGTACGGGGTGACCTCCAGTACGAGCGCTATCACCTGGCTCGGCCCCGCATGGTGTGGCAGCTCGTCAAGCGAGCGCCGGGCCTGGGGGAGCCGGTCGAGATGACCGGTCCCTATGTGAACCGGCCGCCGTCGCGTCTGCCCATGCAGGACGAGGTGTGGTTGTTGGAGGAGCGTGACCTTCCCGATGGCCCGGCCGTGGCCGTGGTGGACGTCGACGACGTCCCCGGCATCGTCGACGTCAAACCGGCCTCGGGTGCGGTACTCCTGTCGGGAGATGGGGCCGGGATGGTCGATGCCGCCGGGGCTGGCGTCATCGACGGAACGGAGCTGATCCGTTACAGCGCCTCCCTCGATGCTGCCGAGGTGGCGATCGAGATGGCCCGGGGGGCGTCGCTGGTGGTGACCGACGGCAACCGGGACCGGGGTGAGCGATGGGGGTCGCTGCGCCACACCCGCGGTCACACCGAGCGCATCGGCGAAGAGGCCCTGGCCGAGAACCTCACCGACAACCGCCTGCCCCGATTCCCCGAGGCCGGTACCGACGTCCAAACCGTCACCGTGCAGCGGGGAGGGATCGAGGCCGATGCCACGTCGTACGGGAACCCGATCACCTTCGCCGGCGACGGGAGACCAGCGCTGGCCGTCGACGGCGACGACACCACGGCCTGGTCGACGGCGTCGTTCAGCGACGCCCGCGGCGAGCGGTGGGTTTTGACACTGGCCGAACCCTTGGACCTCGACCACATCGATCTGTTCCAGTTACCCGAGGTGAGGACGACCCGGGCCATCACCAGGGTGCGTATCGACGTGGGTGATGGTCGACCGGTGGAGGTGGATCTCGGTGATGTTTCACGGCTCCCTCCCGGTCAGCGGGTCGATCTCGGGGAGCGCACCACCAAACGGGTGGAGATCACGATCCTGGCCGACAACCTCGACGAACCACTCCACTACGGCAACGCCGGCCCGGTCGGCTTCACCGAGGTGGATCTCGGCGATGAGCCTCCGGTGCTCGAAGAGCTGATCCGCATGCCTGTCGACCTGGTCGACGCGGTGAGTGCCGCCCCCGCCGATGCCCGCAATTCGACCGCCCTCACCTATGTGCTGACCCGCCTCCGTCAGGATCCCACCGATCGGACCCGTGAGGACGAGGAACGTTCCATCGTTCGTCTGCTGAGGGTTCCCGACCGCCGCATCTTCACGGTGGTGGGAACGGCGAGGTTGTCGGGTCGGGCCAGTGACGCGGTCCTCGATTCGGTTCTTGGGGTCGCCGACGACGATGTTCAGGCCACCAGCAGCCTCCGCTTGAGCGGGAGTCGGGATGCCAGGGCCAGCTCCGCGCTGGATGGGGATGCCACCACGGCATGGTCCAGTGCCTTCGGTCGAGCCGAGGGGGAATGGATCACGGTACGTACTGCGGAGCCGCACACGTTCAACCGGCTCGACCTTCAGGTGGTCGCCGATGGTGTCCACTCGGTTCCGACCCGCCTGGAGATTCGAGTCGACGGCAAGGTCGTGGCCACGCCGACCCTGCCAGCAGTGCAGGATGGCACCGAGGCCGGACATGTGGTGAAGATCCCCGTCGAGTTCGCCGCCACCACGGGTCAGGTGTTGGAGGTGGAGGTGCTCGACAGTCGGACGGTGGCGTCTGTGGACTGGACCTCGGCTCAGCCGATCGCCCATCCGTTTGCCATCGCCGAGCTGGGCGTGGCAGGCCTGCGCACATCTCGTCCGGAGGCCACCTTCGATGACAAATGCCGCGACGATCTGGTGACCGTCGACGGCAAGGCGGTTCCGGTGCGGGTGGTGGGTTCAACCTCCGATGCACTCGCGGGCCGTCCGCTCGACCTGGTCAGTTGCGGGTCCGAGATCGATCTCACCGATGGTGACCACGAGGTGCGGACGGCCGCAGGGATTGACACCGGCATAGACGTGGACCAGATCGTGTTGGAGTCGGCGCGGCGAGCGGTCACACCGCGACCGACGATGTCGCCGGTTCGCGGGCGTCGGACGTGGGTCAGGTCCGGGTTGTGA
- a CDS encoding NAD(P)/FAD-dependent oxidoreductase produces MAGAALPELIPRDRATLLDFLHGACKDSPVLFSFGGVEDQRGQVSSQGTADPIDHEALQSRYRLERDKRIRPDGNDQYLEPTGPFARLIEDPWTPWAEREPIEREVEVAIIGAGFGGLVTGARLKAAGIEEVMLIDGAGDVGGAWYWNRYPGAMCDTAAMIYLPLLEETGHRPSHKYVPAPEIHGHARRIADQFGLYDNALLSTEVSGLAWDDAAGRWVIHTNRGDLIGARYVAMGTGPLHRPKLPGIPGIETFAGHTFHTSRWDYAYTGGDPNGSVMTGLADKRVGIIGTGATAVQCIPHLARSAQSLHVFQRTPSSVDVRNNHPIDADWFATLEPGWQRSWLHNFATLQTGGFAAEDLVQDGWTDISQRIRDRVVAEIERGEPFTPETLKLAYELSDDEKMSEIRARVDAVVSDPATAEALKPWYRQLCKRPCFHDDYLQAYNEPSTVLVDTDGKGVGRIDETGVWVAGQHYELDCIVFASGFEVGTELARRAGFEVTGRDDLTLSDHWSDGMRTLHGTHVRGFPNLFIIGMTQGANLISNITSNLVEAGTTIAAVVAHASSIGSRTVEVSAEAEADWVELVGGGSGGFLGNADCTPGYYNNEGQAIGRRQHLDAGGYPQGPMAFFSFIENWRNDGRFEGLEFV; encoded by the coding sequence ATGGCCGGCGCAGCACTTCCCGAATTGATCCCACGGGATCGGGCCACACTGCTTGACTTCTTGCATGGTGCGTGCAAAGACTCGCCCGTGTTGTTCTCGTTCGGGGGCGTTGAGGACCAGAGGGGTCAAGTGAGCTCACAGGGGACAGCCGATCCGATCGACCACGAGGCCCTCCAGTCTCGCTACCGCCTCGAGCGCGACAAGCGGATCAGGCCCGACGGCAACGACCAGTACCTGGAACCCACCGGGCCTTTCGCCCGTCTGATCGAGGACCCGTGGACTCCTTGGGCCGAACGTGAGCCCATCGAGCGAGAGGTCGAGGTGGCCATCATCGGGGCCGGGTTCGGCGGCCTGGTTACTGGGGCCCGACTCAAAGCGGCAGGCATCGAAGAGGTGATGCTTATCGACGGTGCCGGCGATGTTGGCGGGGCCTGGTACTGGAACCGGTATCCGGGAGCCATGTGCGACACGGCCGCGATGATCTACCTGCCGCTCCTCGAGGAGACCGGCCATCGGCCCAGCCACAAGTACGTTCCAGCCCCCGAGATACACGGCCACGCCCGCCGCATCGCCGACCAGTTCGGCCTGTATGACAATGCGCTCTTGTCCACTGAGGTTTCGGGCCTGGCGTGGGACGATGCCGCCGGGCGCTGGGTCATTCACACCAACCGGGGAGACCTAATCGGCGCCCGCTACGTGGCCATGGGCACCGGTCCGCTTCACCGTCCCAAGCTTCCAGGGATCCCTGGCATCGAGACCTTTGCTGGTCATACCTTCCACACCAGTCGCTGGGACTACGCCTACACGGGCGGCGACCCCAACGGTTCGGTGATGACGGGCCTGGCCGACAAACGGGTTGGGATCATCGGTACCGGGGCCACCGCCGTCCAGTGCATCCCGCATCTGGCCCGCTCGGCGCAGAGCCTCCACGTATTCCAGCGCACACCGTCATCGGTGGACGTTCGCAACAACCACCCGATCGACGCGGACTGGTTCGCCACCCTCGAACCAGGTTGGCAGCGGAGCTGGCTCCACAACTTCGCCACCCTCCAGACCGGTGGGTTCGCCGCGGAGGATCTGGTCCAAGACGGCTGGACCGACATCTCCCAGCGGATCAGGGACCGGGTGGTGGCCGAGATCGAGCGGGGCGAGCCCTTCACCCCTGAGACCCTCAAGCTTGCCTACGAACTCAGCGACGACGAGAAGATGAGCGAGATCCGGGCCCGAGTGGACGCAGTGGTGTCAGACCCCGCCACTGCGGAGGCGCTCAAGCCGTGGTACCGCCAGCTCTGCAAGCGCCCTTGCTTCCACGACGACTACCTACAGGCCTACAACGAGCCCAGCACAGTTCTGGTGGACACTGACGGCAAAGGTGTGGGACGCATCGATGAGACCGGCGTGTGGGTAGCGGGCCAGCACTACGAGCTGGACTGCATCGTCTTCGCATCTGGTTTCGAGGTCGGTACCGAACTGGCTCGTCGAGCCGGCTTCGAGGTGACCGGCCGAGATGACCTGACCCTCAGCGATCACTGGTCCGACGGAATGCGGACGCTGCACGGCACCCACGTGCGGGGCTTCCCCAACTTGTTCATCATCGGGATGACCCAAGGTGCCAACCTGATCTCCAACATCACCTCGAACCTGGTCGAGGCTGGGACCACCATCGCCGCGGTGGTAGCGCACGCGTCATCGATCGGGTCCCGGACCGTCGAGGTGAGCGCTGAGGCCGAGGCGGACTGGGTCGAGCTGGTCGGCGGAGGAAGCGGCGGCTTCCTGGGCAACGCTGACTGCACCCCCGGCTACTACAACAACGAAGGCCAGGCCATCGGTCGACGTCAACACCTCGACGCCGGCGGCTATCCCCAGGGCCCGATGGCGTTCTTCTCCTTCATCGAGAACTGGCGCAACGACGGCCGGTTCGAAGGTCTCGAGTTCGTCTGA
- a CDS encoding sterol desaturase family protein, whose amino-acid sequence MGLEHLHHRARAARIGPRPGDYERRDTLTSLAMGTASLLVPMVAPRLLAPITPGKGRHAKKLVAGALVAGVMTTIADAVARRAEDESAQIPDPDLEAPLADAPSPAAVLARQAGAAYADRPAPTGRDRLRQRARRARKVASLGGVATVATTGVAATTAWGHATRPSAMWRRRVLPDLGSGVIGWTVAMVGWDLIYYWNHRIWHEHRFMWANHVMHHSSERYNLSTALRQAVTDPFLLNVPYNTLSLLGIRPDMVATSRSLNLIYQYWIHTDAIDRIGPLEAVANTPSHHRVHHGVNPQYIDRNHGGILIAWDRIFGTFEPEDETVVYGLTTNINTFNPLRVATHEYKDMFRDVYRSTTWADRWSFVLRGPGWAYDRHRRDASAHAPEPQIS is encoded by the coding sequence ATGGGTCTCGAACACCTGCACCATCGGGCACGAGCCGCCCGGATCGGCCCTCGCCCCGGCGACTACGAACGGCGCGACACGCTCACCAGCCTGGCCATGGGGACCGCCAGCCTTCTCGTGCCGATGGTTGCTCCCCGCCTGCTGGCACCGATAACGCCGGGTAAGGGCAGACACGCCAAGAAGCTGGTGGCCGGGGCTTTGGTGGCAGGCGTGATGACCACCATCGCCGACGCTGTCGCCCGACGGGCCGAAGACGAGTCCGCCCAGATCCCCGATCCAGATCTCGAAGCTCCGCTCGCCGATGCTCCGTCGCCGGCCGCGGTCCTGGCCCGCCAGGCTGGAGCCGCCTATGCCGATCGACCGGCGCCAACCGGTCGCGACCGGCTCCGTCAACGGGCTCGACGGGCTCGAAAGGTCGCCTCGCTCGGAGGCGTGGCCACGGTGGCGACGACCGGTGTGGCGGCCACCACGGCCTGGGGCCACGCCACCCGACCGAGCGCCATGTGGAGAAGGCGAGTCCTTCCCGACCTCGGTTCAGGTGTGATCGGCTGGACCGTAGCCATGGTGGGATGGGACCTCATCTACTACTGGAACCACCGGATCTGGCACGAGCATCGCTTCATGTGGGCCAACCACGTGATGCACCACTCCAGCGAGCGCTACAACCTGTCCACCGCGCTCCGCCAGGCCGTAACCGACCCGTTCCTCTTGAACGTCCCCTACAACACGTTGTCCCTACTGGGTATCCGACCGGACATGGTGGCCACGTCCCGCTCGTTGAACTTGATCTACCAATACTGGATCCACACCGATGCCATCGACCGGATAGGCCCGCTCGAGGCGGTGGCCAACACACCCTCCCACCACCGGGTTCACCACGGTGTCAACCCGCAGTACATAGACCGCAACCACGGCGGGATCCTCATCGCCTGGGACCGCATCTTCGGTACCTTCGAGCCCGAGGACGAGACGGTGGTGTACGGCCTGACCACCAACATCAACACCTTCAACCCTCTGCGCGTCGCCACCCACGAGTACAAGGACATGTTCCGCGACGTGTACCGCTCGACGACCTGGGCCGATCGCTGGTCCTTCGTGTTGCGCGGACCGGGCTGGGCTTATGACCGTCATCGCCGGGACGCCTCCGCCCACGCCCCTGAACCTCAGATCTCCTGA
- a CDS encoding universal stress protein has protein sequence MDRPLLLCADGSHHSNLALRAGIDLVGTDGPMIVLTVVHEPDPMLVTGTGIAGGVMSAEAFDAQVKANAEEGERLAREVASELGLDAVEIRVLAGEPGAQILAFAEEVHARGVVLGTRGHGGLRRALLGSVSDHIVRHATCPVIITSHPEEAS, from the coding sequence ATGGATCGACCACTCCTACTCTGCGCTGACGGCTCGCACCACTCGAACCTCGCCCTGCGGGCCGGGATCGATCTGGTGGGCACCGACGGACCGATGATCGTGTTGACAGTTGTCCATGAGCCCGATCCCATGCTCGTCACCGGCACCGGCATCGCTGGCGGAGTCATGTCCGCTGAGGCCTTCGACGCCCAGGTGAAGGCCAATGCCGAAGAGGGCGAACGCCTGGCCCGAGAGGTGGCCTCCGAGTTGGGGCTCGACGCGGTCGAGATCCGGGTCCTGGCCGGCGAGCCCGGGGCCCAGATCCTGGCCTTCGCCGAGGAGGTCCATGCCCGGGGCGTGGTCCTGGGGACCAGGGGTCACGGTGGGCTGCGCCGGGCCCTGCTCGGATCGGTGTCGGACCACATCGTCCGCCACGCCACATGCCCGGTGATCATCACCAGTCACCCTGAGGAGGCGAGCTGA
- a CDS encoding FAD-dependent oxidoreductase: MKAIDAVVVGAGTAGANAAYQLARRGLTVALVERRAAEDGGAQWTNGVLDWQFERAGIEPPSGPERVAANAVTHIVGPDGQHGVTLRSPTVTADMGLLGRRLRSLALDAGVVLIDRAEHLSVEVTHGRVRRWR; this comes from the coding sequence GTGAAGGCGATCGACGCAGTCGTTGTCGGTGCCGGAACCGCGGGCGCCAACGCGGCCTACCAACTGGCCCGACGGGGTCTCACCGTGGCGCTGGTGGAACGACGGGCCGCGGAGGACGGCGGCGCTCAGTGGACCAACGGGGTTCTGGACTGGCAGTTCGAGCGGGCCGGGATCGAGCCGCCATCGGGCCCAGAACGGGTGGCTGCCAACGCCGTGACCCACATCGTGGGTCCCGACGGCCAGCACGGGGTGACGTTGAGATCTCCGACCGTCACCGCTGACATGGGCCTCCTCGGTCGGCGCCTGCGGTCGCTGGCCCTAGACGCCGGGGTAGTGCTCATCGACCGGGCCGAGCACCTGTCGGTCGAGGTGACCCACGGCCGCGTGAGGCGGTGGAGGTGA
- a CDS encoding CoA ester lyase — MDADALILDLEDAVAPDAKAEARDRVCAAAASGDYGSKEVTIRVNGLDTQWHAADIAAAAQAGPAAVVVPKVSSVADVAAIEAGLEAGGAPDHTKIWAMVETPIAMLHAEEIAAASDRLTVLVMGTNDLAKELHAEHVPGRQPLLTGLGLCLLAARATGKVILDGVYNDIKDDAGFEAECLQGRQLGFDGKTLIHPSQVEPANRIWAPSPEAVDDARTLIATFEEAIAAGKGVVTHNGRMIENLHVDNARRVLAVADAIAARQA; from the coding sequence ATCGACGCCGACGCCCTGATCCTCGACCTCGAGGACGCCGTGGCCCCCGACGCCAAGGCCGAGGCCCGAGACCGGGTCTGCGCCGCGGCCGCGTCAGGTGACTACGGCTCCAAAGAGGTGACCATCCGGGTCAACGGGCTCGACACGCAGTGGCATGCCGCCGACATCGCCGCCGCTGCTCAGGCTGGTCCGGCCGCGGTGGTGGTCCCCAAGGTCTCGTCGGTGGCCGATGTGGCCGCCATCGAAGCGGGCCTGGAAGCCGGCGGCGCCCCGGACCACACCAAGATCTGGGCCATGGTCGAGACGCCGATCGCCATGCTCCACGCCGAGGAGATCGCCGCCGCGTCGGACCGTCTCACCGTCCTGGTGATGGGCACCAACGACCTGGCCAAGGAGCTGCACGCCGAGCACGTGCCCGGCCGCCAGCCGCTGCTCACCGGTCTCGGCCTGTGCCTGCTGGCGGCCCGGGCCACCGGCAAGGTGATCCTCGACGGCGTCTACAACGACATCAAGGACGACGCCGGGTTCGAGGCCGAATGCCTACAGGGTCGCCAACTGGGCTTCGACGGCAAGACGCTCATCCACCCCAGCCAGGTGGAGCCGGCCAACCGGATCTGGGCCCCCTCCCCCGAGGCGGTGGACGACGCCCGCACCCTGATCGCCACCTTTGAGGAGGCGATCGCCGCCGGCAAGGGAGTGGTCACCCACAACGGCCGCATGATCGAGAACCTCCACGTCGACAACGCCCGGCGAGTGCTGGCCGTGGCCGACGCCATCGCCGCCCGCCAAGCCTGA
- a CDS encoding CoA ester lyase: MRNPKDFFRPLAAGAPDPVREIPFRPSRMIHFFDPSNEKMAAKVPDIAAKVDIILGNLEDAIKAENKEAARNGLVQIANSNDFGDTQLWTRVNSLDSPWVLDDLITLVTEAGDKLDVIMIPKVEGPEDIHYVDRILAQLEARAGLERPLLIHAILETARGVANVEEICSASPRMQGLSLGPADLAANRRMKTTRVGGGHPGYLVRQDPIDGDIDSARTTYQQDLWHYTIARMVDACAANGILPFYGPFGDIKDVVACEDQFRNAFLLGCVGAWSLHPVQIDIAKRVFSPDPADVAHAQHVIEAMGDGRGAVMIDGKMEDDASVKQCHVMVDLARQLAARDADVAERYRSAGLEVGQGHRRRRPDPRPRGRRGPRRQGRGPRPGLRRGRVR, encoded by the coding sequence ATGCGCAACCCGAAGGACTTCTTCCGCCCCCTAGCCGCCGGGGCACCCGACCCTGTTCGGGAGATCCCCTTCCGCCCGTCGCGGATGATCCACTTCTTCGACCCCAGCAACGAGAAGATGGCGGCCAAGGTGCCCGACATCGCCGCCAAGGTCGACATCATCTTGGGCAACCTGGAAGACGCCATCAAGGCCGAGAACAAGGAAGCGGCCCGCAACGGGCTGGTCCAGATCGCTAATAGCAACGACTTCGGTGACACCCAGCTTTGGACCCGGGTCAACAGCCTCGACTCCCCGTGGGTGCTCGATGACCTGATCACCCTGGTCACCGAAGCCGGCGACAAGCTCGACGTGATCATGATCCCCAAGGTCGAAGGCCCCGAGGACATCCACTACGTCGACCGAATCCTGGCCCAGCTGGAAGCCCGAGCCGGGCTGGAGCGGCCTCTGCTCATCCACGCCATCTTGGAGACTGCCCGCGGCGTCGCCAACGTCGAAGAGATCTGCTCGGCCAGCCCCCGCATGCAGGGCCTGTCCCTGGGCCCCGCTGACCTTGCCGCCAACCGGCGCATGAAGACCACCCGCGTCGGCGGCGGTCACCCCGGCTACCTGGTTCGTCAGGACCCGATCGACGGTGACATCGACAGCGCCCGCACCACCTACCAGCAGGACCTCTGGCACTACACGATCGCCCGCATGGTCGACGCCTGTGCTGCCAACGGGATTTTGCCCTTCTACGGCCCCTTCGGCGACATCAAGGACGTGGTCGCCTGCGAGGACCAGTTCCGCAACGCCTTCCTGCTCGGCTGCGTGGGCGCCTGGAGCCTGCACCCCGTGCAGATCGACATCGCCAAGCGGGTCTTCTCGCCCGACCCGGCCGACGTGGCCCACGCCCAGCACGTGATCGAGGCCATGGGCGACGGCCGCGGCGCGGTGATGATCGACGGGAAGATGGAAGACGACGCCTCGGTCAAGCAGTGCCACGTGATGGTCGACCTGGCCCGGCAACTGGCCGCCCGTGACGCCGACGTGGCCGAGCGCTACCGCTCCGCCGGCCTGGAGGTAGGCCAAGGGCATCGACGCCGACGCCCTGATCCTCGACCTCGAGGACGCCGTGGCCCCCGACGCCAAGGCCGAGGCCCGAGACCGGGTCTGCGCCGCGGCCGCGTCAGGTGA
- a CDS encoding acyl-CoA dehydrogenase family protein — protein MYQWTDEQEMVRSAARHFIDKEIRPRVDEFEHGDTPPYDVLRKMYKEFGIDVANRDRHQRQIEFERSVAAAVAEGKEPPVKAKRDGDGGTAALTMIPIIELCKVCPGMVTAMGVSVGLTSAAIMSKGTIDQKERWVGDLLTLEKIGAWAITEPNSGSDAFGSMKSTARRDGDEYVLNGSKTFITNGPYADTIVFICKFDEGNDPADRKILSFVLDKGTPGLEQSKPLRKMGMHSSPTGELFLDDVRVGRDRLIGETENPPAGGREGAKATFMQERSGVAAMALGIIEECLTISVDYAKNRVQFGQPIGDFQLIQDKLARMEVARLNVENLVFRTIEMSANGHTMTLAEASAMKLYSARAATEVALEAVQILGGNGYMSEFRVEQLARDAKVLQIYAGTDEIQITHIAKDLLRR, from the coding sequence GTGTACCAGTGGACCGACGAGCAGGAGATGGTGCGTAGCGCCGCCCGCCACTTCATCGACAAGGAGATCCGCCCCCGCGTCGACGAGTTCGAACACGGCGACACTCCGCCCTATGACGTTCTCCGAAAGATGTACAAGGAGTTCGGCATCGACGTCGCCAACCGTGACCGTCACCAGCGCCAGATCGAGTTCGAGCGCTCGGTCGCGGCTGCTGTCGCGGAAGGCAAGGAGCCGCCCGTCAAGGCCAAGCGGGATGGAGACGGCGGCACCGCGGCCCTGACCATGATCCCGATCATCGAGTTGTGCAAGGTGTGTCCCGGGATGGTCACCGCCATGGGTGTGTCGGTCGGGCTGACCTCGGCCGCCATCATGTCCAAGGGCACCATCGACCAGAAGGAACGCTGGGTCGGCGACCTTCTCACCTTGGAAAAGATCGGTGCCTGGGCAATCACCGAACCCAACTCGGGCTCGGATGCCTTCGGTTCCATGAAGTCCACGGCCCGCCGCGACGGTGACGAGTACGTCCTCAACGGGTCCAAGACCTTCATCACCAACGGCCCCTACGCCGACACCATCGTGTTCATCTGCAAGTTCGACGAAGGCAACGATCCCGCCGACCGCAAGATCTTGTCGTTCGTACTGGACAAGGGCACGCCCGGCCTGGAGCAGTCCAAGCCCCTCCGCAAGATGGGCATGCACTCCTCGCCCACCGGGGAACTGTTCCTCGACGACGTCCGCGTCGGCCGGGACCGCCTCATCGGCGAGACCGAGAACCCACCCGCTGGTGGTCGAGAGGGAGCTAAGGCCACGTTCATGCAGGAGCGGTCCGGCGTGGCGGCCATGGCGCTCGGCATCATCGAAGAGTGCCTCACCATCTCGGTGGACTACGCCAAGAATCGAGTCCAGTTCGGCCAGCCCATCGGCGACTTCCAGCTCATCCAAGACAAGTTGGCTCGCATGGAGGTGGCTCGGCTCAACGTGGAGAACCTGGTGTTCCGCACCATCGAGATGTCGGCAAACGGCCACACCATGACCTTGGCTGAGGCGTCGGCCATGAAGCTGTACTCGGCCCGCGCCGCCACCGAGGTTGCCTTGGAAGCCGTTCAGATCCTGGGCGGAAACGGGTACATGAGCGAGTTCCGGGTCGAACAGTTGGCCCGTGACGCCAAGGTCCTCCAGATCTACGCCGGCACCGACGAGATCCAGATCACCCACATCGCCAAGGACCTGCTGCGCCGTTAG